From a single Miscanthus floridulus cultivar M001 chromosome 8, ASM1932011v1, whole genome shotgun sequence genomic region:
- the LOC136470402 gene encoding uncharacterized protein: protein MPTSPATSPSQSSSTLAPTGTSAAPAILVAPYATISVKNHIPVTLELAKPNFNQWEPFFSSLCGKFGLLSHVDGTAKANPTDPAWAIADSYVRGWLLGSAGPDVLGLAAAPNQTARELWVAIKRLFEANKAPRAIFLGHEFHSMTQGDSSINDYAQRMKATADALRDVGRTITDSELVLNFLRGLNPRFAGTPTTSLIRTPCRTSPPLARSVLKEVRLTNEGNRCYPDRVPRLVRHSLLHHL from the coding sequence ATGCCGACCTCCCCTGCCACCAGCCCCAGCCAATCTTCTAGCACCTTGGCCCCCACAGGCACCTCCGCTGCCCCAGCCATCCTCGTCGCCCCCTACGCGACGATCTCTGTCAAAAACCACATCCCGGTGACCCTGGAACTGGCCAAGCCCAACTTCAATCAGTGGGAGCCATTCTTCTCCTCCCTCTGCGGGAAATTTGGTCTTCTCTCGCACGTGGATGGCACGGCGAAGGCCAATCCCACTGACCCTGCTTGGGCCATCGCGGACTCCTACGTTCGCGGCTGGCTCCTTGGCTCCGCTGGGCCGGACGTCCTCGGCCTTGCTGCGGCGCCGAACCAGACTGCGCGCGAGCTCTGGGTCGCCATCAAGCGCCTCTTCGAGGCCAACAAGGCTCCGCGTGCCATCTTCCTGGGTCACGAGTTCCACTCCATGACCCAGGGCGATTCGTCCATCAACGATTACGCTCAGCGGATGAAGGCCACCGCCGATGCGCTCCGCGATGTTGGCCGCACCATCACTGACTCAGAGCTCGTCCTCAACTTCCTGCGCGGCCTCAATCCCCGCTTCGCTGGTACCCCGACAACATCGCTGATTCGCACCCCCTGTCGGACTTCGCCACCGCTCGCGAGAAGCGTGCTGAAGGAGGTTCGCCTCACCAACGAGGGCAACCGTTGCTACCCAGACCGCGTTCCACGCCTCGTGCGGCATAGCCTGCTGCACCATCTCTAG